Proteins encoded within one genomic window of Manis pentadactyla isolate mManPen7 chromosome 4, mManPen7.hap1, whole genome shotgun sequence:
- the DUS1L gene encoding tRNA-dihydrouridine(16/17) synthase [NAD(P)(+)]-like isoform X2 yields MPKLQGFEFWSRTLGGARHVVAPMVDQSELAWRLLSRRHGAQLCYTPMLHAQVFVRDANYRKENLYCEVCPEDRPLIVQAALLAQDYCDAIDLNLGCPQMIAKRGHYGAFLQEEWGLLQRMILLAHEKLSVPITCKIRVFPEIDKTVRYAQMLEQAGCQLLTVHGRTKEQKGPTSGAASWEHIKAVRQAVAIPVFANGNIQCLRDVERCIQDTGVQGVMSAEGNLHNPALFEGRSPAVWELAEEYLDIVRQHPCPLSYVRAHLFKLWHHTLQVHQHLREELAKVKTLEAVAAVSQELRLRCQEDMSRQDGKKPSDSLPFFHWVCQPYSRPGPRQGNQDSGAARSKRALEDEGRTDALSKNKQRKQLRNPRKTFDPTLKPKYAKCDQCGNPKVMDYFLKPNWRSLWPGRGLSPSCRSLSQPVLGSQVAFLRSWAVPSLKGSQSPTCCPWDPRTAQAWTHPLRKCLYSGNLLLLNKG; encoded by the exons ATGCCAAAGCTGCAGGGCTTCGAGTTCTGGAGCCGCACCCTCGGGGGGGCCCGCCACGTGGTGGCCCCCATGGTGGACCAGAGCGAGCTGGCCTGGAGGCTGCTGAGCCGCCGGCACGGCGCCCAGCTCTGCTACACCCCCATGCTGCACGCCCAGGTCTTCGTCCGCGACGCCAACTACCGGAAGGAGAACCTGTACTGCGAGGTGTGCCCTGAGGACCGACCCCTCATCGTGCAG GCGGCTCTCCTGGCTCAAGATTACTGTGATGCCATCGACCTGAATCTGGGTTGCCCACAGATGATAGCCAAGCGAG GTCACTACGGTGCCTTCCTGCAGGAGGAGTGGGGCCTGCTGCAGAGAatga TTCTGCTGGCCCATGAGAAACTCTCTGTCCCCATCACATGCAAAATCCGGGTCTTCCCAGAGATTGACAAGACCGTGAGGTATGCCCAGATGCTGGAGCAGGCTGGCTGCCAG CTGCTGACTGTGCACGGGCGCACCAAGGAGCAGAAGGGGCCCACGTCGGGCGCCGCGTCCTGGGAGCACATCAAGGCTGTGCG GCAGGCAGTGGCTATCCCCGTGTTTGCCAATGGGAACATCCAGTGTCTGCGGGACGTGGAGCGCTGCATCCAGGACACGGGCGTGCAGGGCGTCATGAGTGCGG AGGGCAACCTGCACAACCCAGCCCTGTTTGAGGGCCGCAGCCCCGCCGTCTGGGAGCTGGCCGAGGAGTACCTGGACATTGTGCGCCAGCACCCCTGCCCTCTGTCCTATGTCCGGGCACACCTCTTCAAGCTCTGGCACCACAC GCTGCAGGTGCACCAGCATCTCCGAGAGGAGCTTGCCAAGGTGAAGACCCTGGAAGCTGTGGCCGCTGTGAGCCAGGAGCTAAGGCTGCGGTGTCAG GAGGATATGTCCAGGCAGGACGGAAAGAAGCCCTCGGATAGCTTGCCTTTCTTCCACTGGGTCTGCCAGCCCTACTCCCGGCCAGG GCCCAGGCAGGGGAACCAGGACAGCGGGGCTGCCCGCAGCAAGCGGGCCCTGGAGGACGAGGGCAGGACGGACGCCCTGTCCAAGAACAAGCAGCGGAAGCAGCTGAGGAACCCCCGCAAGACCTTTGACCCCACGCTGAAGC CAAAATATGCAAAGTGTGACCAGTGTGGAAACCCAAAG GTCATGGACTACTTTTTAAAACCAAATTGGAGAAGTCTCTGGCCTGGAAGGGGACTCAGCCCCAGCTGCAGGAGCCTCAGCCAGCCAGTCCTGGGGAGCCAGGTGGCTTTCCTGAGATCCTGGGCAGTGCCTAGCCTGAAGGGCAGCCAGAGCCCAACATGCTGCCCCTGGGACCCCAGGACTGCTCAGGCCTGGACACATCCACTAAGGAAATGCCTCTACTCAGGGAATCTCCTGCTACTTAACAAAGGATGA
- the DUS1L gene encoding tRNA-dihydrouridine(16/17) synthase [NAD(P)(+)]-like isoform X5 produces the protein MPKLQGFEFWSRTLGGARHVVAPMVDQSELAWRLLSRRHGAQLCYTPMLHAQVFVRDANYRKENLYCEVCPEDRPLIVQAALLAQDYCDAIDLNLGCPQMIAKRVLLAHEKLSVPITCKIRVFPEIDKTVRYAQMLEQAGCQLLTVHGRTKEQKGPTSGAASWEHIKAVRQAVAIPVFANGNIQCLRDVERCIQDTGVQGVMSAEGNLHNPALFEGRSPAVWELAEEYLDIVRQHPCPLSYVRAHLFKLWHHTLQVHQHLREELAKVKTLEAVAAVSQELRLRCQEDMSRQDGKKPSDSLPFFHWVCQPYSRPGPRQGNQDSGAARSKRALEDEGRTDALSKNKQRKQLRNPRKTFDPTLKPKYAKCDQCGNPKVMDYFLKPNWRSLWPGRGLSPSCRSLSQPVLGSQVAFLRSWAVPSLKGSQSPTCCPWDPRTAQAWTHPLRKCLYSGNLLLLNKG, from the exons ATGCCAAAGCTGCAGGGCTTCGAGTTCTGGAGCCGCACCCTCGGGGGGGCCCGCCACGTGGTGGCCCCCATGGTGGACCAGAGCGAGCTGGCCTGGAGGCTGCTGAGCCGCCGGCACGGCGCCCAGCTCTGCTACACCCCCATGCTGCACGCCCAGGTCTTCGTCCGCGACGCCAACTACCGGAAGGAGAACCTGTACTGCGAGGTGTGCCCTGAGGACCGACCCCTCATCGTGCAG GCGGCTCTCCTGGCTCAAGATTACTGTGATGCCATCGACCTGAATCTGGGTTGCCCACAGATGATAGCCAAGCGAG TTCTGCTGGCCCATGAGAAACTCTCTGTCCCCATCACATGCAAAATCCGGGTCTTCCCAGAGATTGACAAGACCGTGAGGTATGCCCAGATGCTGGAGCAGGCTGGCTGCCAG CTGCTGACTGTGCACGGGCGCACCAAGGAGCAGAAGGGGCCCACGTCGGGCGCCGCGTCCTGGGAGCACATCAAGGCTGTGCG GCAGGCAGTGGCTATCCCCGTGTTTGCCAATGGGAACATCCAGTGTCTGCGGGACGTGGAGCGCTGCATCCAGGACACGGGCGTGCAGGGCGTCATGAGTGCGG AGGGCAACCTGCACAACCCAGCCCTGTTTGAGGGCCGCAGCCCCGCCGTCTGGGAGCTGGCCGAGGAGTACCTGGACATTGTGCGCCAGCACCCCTGCCCTCTGTCCTATGTCCGGGCACACCTCTTCAAGCTCTGGCACCACAC GCTGCAGGTGCACCAGCATCTCCGAGAGGAGCTTGCCAAGGTGAAGACCCTGGAAGCTGTGGCCGCTGTGAGCCAGGAGCTAAGGCTGCGGTGTCAG GAGGATATGTCCAGGCAGGACGGAAAGAAGCCCTCGGATAGCTTGCCTTTCTTCCACTGGGTCTGCCAGCCCTACTCCCGGCCAGG GCCCAGGCAGGGGAACCAGGACAGCGGGGCTGCCCGCAGCAAGCGGGCCCTGGAGGACGAGGGCAGGACGGACGCCCTGTCCAAGAACAAGCAGCGGAAGCAGCTGAGGAACCCCCGCAAGACCTTTGACCCCACGCTGAAGC CAAAATATGCAAAGTGTGACCAGTGTGGAAACCCAAAG GTCATGGACTACTTTTTAAAACCAAATTGGAGAAGTCTCTGGCCTGGAAGGGGACTCAGCCCCAGCTGCAGGAGCCTCAGCCAGCCAGTCCTGGGGAGCCAGGTGGCTTTCCTGAGATCCTGGGCAGTGCCTAGCCTGAAGGGCAGCCAGAGCCCAACATGCTGCCCCTGGGACCCCAGGACTGCTCAGGCCTGGACACATCCACTAAGGAAATGCCTCTACTCAGGGAATCTCCTGCTACTTAACAAAGGATGA
- the DUS1L gene encoding tRNA-dihydrouridine(16/17) synthase [NAD(P)(+)]-like isoform X4 yields MPKLQGFEFWSRTLGGARHVVAPMVDQSELAWRLLSRRHGAQLCYTPMLHAQVFVRDANYRKENLYCEVCPEDRPLIVQFCANDPEVFVQAALLAQDYCDAIDLNLGCPQMIAKRVLLAHEKLSVPITCKIRVFPEIDKTVRYAQMLEQAGCQLLTVHGRTKEQKGPTSGAASWEHIKAVRQAVAIPVFANGNIQCLRDVERCIQDTGVQGVMSAEGNLHNPALFEGRSPAVWELAEEYLDIVRQHPCPLSYVRAHLFKLWHHTLQVHQHLREELAKVKTLEAVAAVSQELRLRCQEDMSRQDGKKPSDSLPFFHWVCQPYSRPGPRQGNQDSGAARSKRALEDEGRTDALSKNKQRKQLRNPRKTFDPTLKPKYAKCDQCGNPKVMDYFLKPNWRSLWPGRGLSPSCRSLSQPVLGSQVAFLRSWAVPSLKGSQSPTCCPWDPRTAQAWTHPLRKCLYSGNLLLLNKG; encoded by the exons ATGCCAAAGCTGCAGGGCTTCGAGTTCTGGAGCCGCACCCTCGGGGGGGCCCGCCACGTGGTGGCCCCCATGGTGGACCAGAGCGAGCTGGCCTGGAGGCTGCTGAGCCGCCGGCACGGCGCCCAGCTCTGCTACACCCCCATGCTGCACGCCCAGGTCTTCGTCCGCGACGCCAACTACCGGAAGGAGAACCTGTACTGCGAGGTGTGCCCTGAGGACCGACCCCTCATCGTGCAG TTCTGTGCCAATGACCCAGAGGTGTTTGTCCAGGCGGCTCTCCTGGCTCAAGATTACTGTGATGCCATCGACCTGAATCTGGGTTGCCCACAGATGATAGCCAAGCGAG TTCTGCTGGCCCATGAGAAACTCTCTGTCCCCATCACATGCAAAATCCGGGTCTTCCCAGAGATTGACAAGACCGTGAGGTATGCCCAGATGCTGGAGCAGGCTGGCTGCCAG CTGCTGACTGTGCACGGGCGCACCAAGGAGCAGAAGGGGCCCACGTCGGGCGCCGCGTCCTGGGAGCACATCAAGGCTGTGCG GCAGGCAGTGGCTATCCCCGTGTTTGCCAATGGGAACATCCAGTGTCTGCGGGACGTGGAGCGCTGCATCCAGGACACGGGCGTGCAGGGCGTCATGAGTGCGG AGGGCAACCTGCACAACCCAGCCCTGTTTGAGGGCCGCAGCCCCGCCGTCTGGGAGCTGGCCGAGGAGTACCTGGACATTGTGCGCCAGCACCCCTGCCCTCTGTCCTATGTCCGGGCACACCTCTTCAAGCTCTGGCACCACAC GCTGCAGGTGCACCAGCATCTCCGAGAGGAGCTTGCCAAGGTGAAGACCCTGGAAGCTGTGGCCGCTGTGAGCCAGGAGCTAAGGCTGCGGTGTCAG GAGGATATGTCCAGGCAGGACGGAAAGAAGCCCTCGGATAGCTTGCCTTTCTTCCACTGGGTCTGCCAGCCCTACTCCCGGCCAGG GCCCAGGCAGGGGAACCAGGACAGCGGGGCTGCCCGCAGCAAGCGGGCCCTGGAGGACGAGGGCAGGACGGACGCCCTGTCCAAGAACAAGCAGCGGAAGCAGCTGAGGAACCCCCGCAAGACCTTTGACCCCACGCTGAAGC CAAAATATGCAAAGTGTGACCAGTGTGGAAACCCAAAG GTCATGGACTACTTTTTAAAACCAAATTGGAGAAGTCTCTGGCCTGGAAGGGGACTCAGCCCCAGCTGCAGGAGCCTCAGCCAGCCAGTCCTGGGGAGCCAGGTGGCTTTCCTGAGATCCTGGGCAGTGCCTAGCCTGAAGGGCAGCCAGAGCCCAACATGCTGCCCCTGGGACCCCAGGACTGCTCAGGCCTGGACACATCCACTAAGGAAATGCCTCTACTCAGGGAATCTCCTGCTACTTAACAAAGGATGA
- the DUS1L gene encoding tRNA-dihydrouridine(16/17) synthase [NAD(P)(+)]-like isoform X1 — translation MPKLQGFEFWSRTLGGARHVVAPMVDQSELAWRLLSRRHGAQLCYTPMLHAQVFVRDANYRKENLYCEVCPEDRPLIVQFCANDPEVFVQAALLAQDYCDAIDLNLGCPQMIAKRGHYGAFLQEEWGLLQRMILLAHEKLSVPITCKIRVFPEIDKTVRYAQMLEQAGCQLLTVHGRTKEQKGPTSGAASWEHIKAVRQAVAIPVFANGNIQCLRDVERCIQDTGVQGVMSAEGNLHNPALFEGRSPAVWELAEEYLDIVRQHPCPLSYVRAHLFKLWHHTLQVHQHLREELAKVKTLEAVAAVSQELRLRCQEDMSRQDGKKPSDSLPFFHWVCQPYSRPGPRQGNQDSGAARSKRALEDEGRTDALSKNKQRKQLRNPRKTFDPTLKPKYAKCDQCGNPKVMDYFLKPNWRSLWPGRGLSPSCRSLSQPVLGSQVAFLRSWAVPSLKGSQSPTCCPWDPRTAQAWTHPLRKCLYSGNLLLLNKG, via the exons ATGCCAAAGCTGCAGGGCTTCGAGTTCTGGAGCCGCACCCTCGGGGGGGCCCGCCACGTGGTGGCCCCCATGGTGGACCAGAGCGAGCTGGCCTGGAGGCTGCTGAGCCGCCGGCACGGCGCCCAGCTCTGCTACACCCCCATGCTGCACGCCCAGGTCTTCGTCCGCGACGCCAACTACCGGAAGGAGAACCTGTACTGCGAGGTGTGCCCTGAGGACCGACCCCTCATCGTGCAG TTCTGTGCCAATGACCCAGAGGTGTTTGTCCAGGCGGCTCTCCTGGCTCAAGATTACTGTGATGCCATCGACCTGAATCTGGGTTGCCCACAGATGATAGCCAAGCGAG GTCACTACGGTGCCTTCCTGCAGGAGGAGTGGGGCCTGCTGCAGAGAatga TTCTGCTGGCCCATGAGAAACTCTCTGTCCCCATCACATGCAAAATCCGGGTCTTCCCAGAGATTGACAAGACCGTGAGGTATGCCCAGATGCTGGAGCAGGCTGGCTGCCAG CTGCTGACTGTGCACGGGCGCACCAAGGAGCAGAAGGGGCCCACGTCGGGCGCCGCGTCCTGGGAGCACATCAAGGCTGTGCG GCAGGCAGTGGCTATCCCCGTGTTTGCCAATGGGAACATCCAGTGTCTGCGGGACGTGGAGCGCTGCATCCAGGACACGGGCGTGCAGGGCGTCATGAGTGCGG AGGGCAACCTGCACAACCCAGCCCTGTTTGAGGGCCGCAGCCCCGCCGTCTGGGAGCTGGCCGAGGAGTACCTGGACATTGTGCGCCAGCACCCCTGCCCTCTGTCCTATGTCCGGGCACACCTCTTCAAGCTCTGGCACCACAC GCTGCAGGTGCACCAGCATCTCCGAGAGGAGCTTGCCAAGGTGAAGACCCTGGAAGCTGTGGCCGCTGTGAGCCAGGAGCTAAGGCTGCGGTGTCAG GAGGATATGTCCAGGCAGGACGGAAAGAAGCCCTCGGATAGCTTGCCTTTCTTCCACTGGGTCTGCCAGCCCTACTCCCGGCCAGG GCCCAGGCAGGGGAACCAGGACAGCGGGGCTGCCCGCAGCAAGCGGGCCCTGGAGGACGAGGGCAGGACGGACGCCCTGTCCAAGAACAAGCAGCGGAAGCAGCTGAGGAACCCCCGCAAGACCTTTGACCCCACGCTGAAGC CAAAATATGCAAAGTGTGACCAGTGTGGAAACCCAAAG GTCATGGACTACTTTTTAAAACCAAATTGGAGAAGTCTCTGGCCTGGAAGGGGACTCAGCCCCAGCTGCAGGAGCCTCAGCCAGCCAGTCCTGGGGAGCCAGGTGGCTTTCCTGAGATCCTGGGCAGTGCCTAGCCTGAAGGGCAGCCAGAGCCCAACATGCTGCCCCTGGGACCCCAGGACTGCTCAGGCCTGGACACATCCACTAAGGAAATGCCTCTACTCAGGGAATCTCCTGCTACTTAACAAAGGATGA
- the DUS1L gene encoding tRNA-dihydrouridine(16/17) synthase [NAD(P)(+)]-like isoform X3: MPKLQGFEFWSRTLGGARHVVAPMVDQSELAWRLLSRRHGAQLCYTPMLHAQVFVRDANYRKENLYCEVCPEDRPLIVQFCANDPEVFVQAALLAQDYCDAIDLNLGCPQMIAKRGHYGAFLQEEWGLLQRMILLAHEKLSVPITCKIRVFPEIDKTVRYAQMLEQAGCQLLTVHGRTKEQKGPTSGAASWEHIKAVRQAVAIPVFANGNIQCLRDVERCIQDTGVQGVMSAEGNLHNPALFEGRSPAVWELAEEYLDIVRQHPCPLSYVRAHLFKLWHHTLQVHQHLREELAKVKTLEAVAAVSQELRLRCQEDMSRQDGKKPSDSLPFFHWVCQPYSRPGPRQGNQDSGAARSKRALEDEGRTDALSKNKQRKQLRNPRKTFDPTLKPKYAKCDQCGNPKGNRCVFNLCRGCCKKRAFKETADCPGHGLLFKTKLEKSLAWKGTQPQLQEPQPASPGEPGGFPEILGSA; encoded by the exons ATGCCAAAGCTGCAGGGCTTCGAGTTCTGGAGCCGCACCCTCGGGGGGGCCCGCCACGTGGTGGCCCCCATGGTGGACCAGAGCGAGCTGGCCTGGAGGCTGCTGAGCCGCCGGCACGGCGCCCAGCTCTGCTACACCCCCATGCTGCACGCCCAGGTCTTCGTCCGCGACGCCAACTACCGGAAGGAGAACCTGTACTGCGAGGTGTGCCCTGAGGACCGACCCCTCATCGTGCAG TTCTGTGCCAATGACCCAGAGGTGTTTGTCCAGGCGGCTCTCCTGGCTCAAGATTACTGTGATGCCATCGACCTGAATCTGGGTTGCCCACAGATGATAGCCAAGCGAG GTCACTACGGTGCCTTCCTGCAGGAGGAGTGGGGCCTGCTGCAGAGAatga TTCTGCTGGCCCATGAGAAACTCTCTGTCCCCATCACATGCAAAATCCGGGTCTTCCCAGAGATTGACAAGACCGTGAGGTATGCCCAGATGCTGGAGCAGGCTGGCTGCCAG CTGCTGACTGTGCACGGGCGCACCAAGGAGCAGAAGGGGCCCACGTCGGGCGCCGCGTCCTGGGAGCACATCAAGGCTGTGCG GCAGGCAGTGGCTATCCCCGTGTTTGCCAATGGGAACATCCAGTGTCTGCGGGACGTGGAGCGCTGCATCCAGGACACGGGCGTGCAGGGCGTCATGAGTGCGG AGGGCAACCTGCACAACCCAGCCCTGTTTGAGGGCCGCAGCCCCGCCGTCTGGGAGCTGGCCGAGGAGTACCTGGACATTGTGCGCCAGCACCCCTGCCCTCTGTCCTATGTCCGGGCACACCTCTTCAAGCTCTGGCACCACAC GCTGCAGGTGCACCAGCATCTCCGAGAGGAGCTTGCCAAGGTGAAGACCCTGGAAGCTGTGGCCGCTGTGAGCCAGGAGCTAAGGCTGCGGTGTCAG GAGGATATGTCCAGGCAGGACGGAAAGAAGCCCTCGGATAGCTTGCCTTTCTTCCACTGGGTCTGCCAGCCCTACTCCCGGCCAGG GCCCAGGCAGGGGAACCAGGACAGCGGGGCTGCCCGCAGCAAGCGGGCCCTGGAGGACGAGGGCAGGACGGACGCCCTGTCCAAGAACAAGCAGCGGAAGCAGCTGAGGAACCCCCGCAAGACCTTTGACCCCACGCTGAAGC CAAAATATGCAAAGTGTGACCAGTGTGGAAACCCAAAG GGTAACCGGTGTGTGTTTAACCTGTGCCGGGGCTGCTGTAAGAAACGAGCTTTTAAAGAGACTGCCGACTGCCCAG GTCATGGACTACTTTTTAAAACCAAATTGGAGAAGTCTCTGGCCTGGAAGGGGACTCAGCCCCAGCTGCAGGAGCCTCAGCCAGCCAGTCCTGGGGAGCCAGGTGGCTTTCCTGAGATCCTGGGCAGTGCCTAG
- the DUS1L gene encoding tRNA-dihydrouridine(16/17) synthase [NAD(P)(+)]-like isoform X6, translating to MPKLQGFEFWSRTLGGARHVVAPMVDQSELAWRLLSRRHGAQLCYTPMLHAQVFVRDANYRKENLYCEVCPEDRPLIVQFCANDPEVFVQAALLAQDYCDAIDLNLGCPQMIAKRVLLAHEKLSVPITCKIRVFPEIDKTVRYAQMLEQAGCQLLTVHGRTKEQKGPTSGAASWEHIKAVRQAVAIPVFANGNIQCLRDVERCIQDTGVQGVMSAEGNLHNPALFEGRSPAVWELAEEYLDIVRQHPCPLSYVRAHLFKLWHHTLQVHQHLREELAKVKTLEAVAAVSQELRLRCQEDMSRQDGKKPSDSLPFFHWVCQPYSRPGPRQGNQDSGAARSKRALEDEGRTDALSKNKQRKQLRNPRKTFDPTLKPKYAKCDQCGNPKGNRCVFNLCRGCCKKRAFKETADCPGHGLLFKTKLEKSLAWKGTQPQLQEPQPASPGEPGGFPEILGSA from the exons ATGCCAAAGCTGCAGGGCTTCGAGTTCTGGAGCCGCACCCTCGGGGGGGCCCGCCACGTGGTGGCCCCCATGGTGGACCAGAGCGAGCTGGCCTGGAGGCTGCTGAGCCGCCGGCACGGCGCCCAGCTCTGCTACACCCCCATGCTGCACGCCCAGGTCTTCGTCCGCGACGCCAACTACCGGAAGGAGAACCTGTACTGCGAGGTGTGCCCTGAGGACCGACCCCTCATCGTGCAG TTCTGTGCCAATGACCCAGAGGTGTTTGTCCAGGCGGCTCTCCTGGCTCAAGATTACTGTGATGCCATCGACCTGAATCTGGGTTGCCCACAGATGATAGCCAAGCGAG TTCTGCTGGCCCATGAGAAACTCTCTGTCCCCATCACATGCAAAATCCGGGTCTTCCCAGAGATTGACAAGACCGTGAGGTATGCCCAGATGCTGGAGCAGGCTGGCTGCCAG CTGCTGACTGTGCACGGGCGCACCAAGGAGCAGAAGGGGCCCACGTCGGGCGCCGCGTCCTGGGAGCACATCAAGGCTGTGCG GCAGGCAGTGGCTATCCCCGTGTTTGCCAATGGGAACATCCAGTGTCTGCGGGACGTGGAGCGCTGCATCCAGGACACGGGCGTGCAGGGCGTCATGAGTGCGG AGGGCAACCTGCACAACCCAGCCCTGTTTGAGGGCCGCAGCCCCGCCGTCTGGGAGCTGGCCGAGGAGTACCTGGACATTGTGCGCCAGCACCCCTGCCCTCTGTCCTATGTCCGGGCACACCTCTTCAAGCTCTGGCACCACAC GCTGCAGGTGCACCAGCATCTCCGAGAGGAGCTTGCCAAGGTGAAGACCCTGGAAGCTGTGGCCGCTGTGAGCCAGGAGCTAAGGCTGCGGTGTCAG GAGGATATGTCCAGGCAGGACGGAAAGAAGCCCTCGGATAGCTTGCCTTTCTTCCACTGGGTCTGCCAGCCCTACTCCCGGCCAGG GCCCAGGCAGGGGAACCAGGACAGCGGGGCTGCCCGCAGCAAGCGGGCCCTGGAGGACGAGGGCAGGACGGACGCCCTGTCCAAGAACAAGCAGCGGAAGCAGCTGAGGAACCCCCGCAAGACCTTTGACCCCACGCTGAAGC CAAAATATGCAAAGTGTGACCAGTGTGGAAACCCAAAG GGTAACCGGTGTGTGTTTAACCTGTGCCGGGGCTGCTGTAAGAAACGAGCTTTTAAAGAGACTGCCGACTGCCCAG GTCATGGACTACTTTTTAAAACCAAATTGGAGAAGTCTCTGGCCTGGAAGGGGACTCAGCCCCAGCTGCAGGAGCCTCAGCCAGCCAGTCCTGGGGAGCCAGGTGGCTTTCCTGAGATCCTGGGCAGTGCCTAG